One genomic region from Anopheles bellator chromosome 2, idAnoBellAS_SP24_06.2, whole genome shotgun sequence encodes:
- the LOC131210059 gene encoding GATA zinc finger domain-containing protein 10-like, which translates to MEIPPSFSIEDFNLYYQHAYNPYSEYDKNAFYANQMSAAGGPGVARNSFQKHPKGVSSSTKHPPQQHPVPPPPHQQQHQHHSHQHQHHHPSGQGRSGTKEKKNAPALPNNPNQPQQQQLQQQQQPQEHHHHHHQQPDTKQHPHPFTVPERQQPPPAATPLQAEGKVTIKSLIRAKHTLQQRIKRQNETPEQKALRRQRNAELNRRRRQNKEDIRVTIEKAKNRLRQRIKREIDRMLRTRQKRDDFLRETFEQMAAVFSDTVMLLYQDRVANVIRDISNIEFPKSETGGST; encoded by the coding sequence ATGGAGATTCCGCCGTCGTTCAGCATAGAGGACTTCAACCTGTACTACCAGCACGCGTACAATCCGTACTCGGAGTACGACAAGAATGCCTTCTACGCGAACCAAATGTCAGCCGCCGGTGGGCCAGGTGTTGCGAGAAACTCCTTCCAAAAGCATCCCAAGGGCGTCAGTAGCAGCACCAAGCacccgccgcagcagcatcctgtaccgccaccgccgcaccagcaacagcatcaacaccacagtcaccagcaccagcatcaccatccGTCCGGTCAGGGGCGCAGTGggacgaaagagaaaaagaatgcACCTGCCCTACCCAATAACCCAaaccaaccacaacaacaacagctgcagcagcagcagcagccacaggagcaccaccaccaccaccaccaacagccagACACGAAGCAGCATCCGCATCCGTTTACCGTGCCCGAACGGCAGCAAcctccgccagcagcaacaccactACAGGCTGAAGGCAAAGTGACGATCAAGTCACTGATCCGCGCGAAGCACACCCTCCAGCAGCGCATTAAGCGCCAGAACGAGACGCCGGAACAGAAGGCGCTCCGGAGGCAGCGGAACGCCGAGCTTAACCGAAGGCGCCGCCAAAACAAGGAGGACATACGGGTAACGATCGAGAAGGCGAAGAACCGGTTGCGGCAGCGGATAAAGCGCGAAATCGATCGGATGCTGCGGACACGCCAGAAGCGTGACGACTTTCTGCGCGAAACGTTCGAGCAGATGGCGGCCGTGTTCTCCGACACCGTCATGCTACTGTACCAGGATCGTGTGGCGAACGTCATCCGGGACATTTCCAACATAGAGTTTCCGAAGTCAGAAACCGGCGGCAGCACCTAA
- the LOC131209794 gene encoding uncharacterized protein LOC131209794 isoform X1, translating into MSRSLLFVIPQRLLSIGRCNQVAVITRHSSKMSERQESSGSTIVKGADSWFNKYAAVESSPEDTFKGVIDRFNGITVDSNMETCNADSFQAILKRSLEHWNERKTRGVWFKVHLNAASWIPELVNNGFQFHHAKNTFVMLYRWLPVHETANIPPYAHTMVGVGALVINDRKKQVLVVSEMHALIAGSWKLPGGYVEPNENFIDAAIREVAEETNIRTKFESVVSIRHAHGAGFGCSDLYIVMALTPLSEDISKCDREIAGCQWMDLDEYLSHPKVHETNRNFVRTYLEYKRTGVRIDCADEVHQLLRKRYNIYSVVAKVTADGETTSTPKL; encoded by the exons ATGAGTAGATCGCTCCTCTTTGTCATCCCGCAGCGTTTGCTATCAATTGGCCGATGTAACCAGGTTGCAGTGATAACGCGCCATTCGAGCAAGATGAGCGAAAGGCAGGAAAGCAGTGGCAGCACCATCGTGAAGGGTGCCGATAGTTGGTTTAACAA GTACGCGGCCGTGGAAAGCTCTCCCGAAGACACATTTAAGGGTGTAATCGATCGGTTCAATGGAATCACGGTGGACTCGAACATGGAAACGTGCAATGCGGACAGTTTCCAAGCCATTCTGAAGC GGTCACTCGAGCACTGGAATGAGCGCAAAACACGTGGCGTGTGGTTCAAAGTTCATTTGAATGCGGCCAGCTGGATACCGGAACTAGTCAAT AACGGATTTCAATTCCACCATGCCAAAAATACGTTCGTCATGCTGTACCGCTGGTTGCCGGTACACGAAACGGCCAACATTCCACCGTACGCGCACACGATGGTAGGTGTCGGGGCGCTGGTAATAAACGACCGCAAAAAGCAGGTGCTGGTCGTAAGCGAGATGCACGCCCTCATTGCCGGATCCTGGAAGCTACCGGGAGGCTACGTTGAACCTA ATGAGAACTTTATCGACGCCGCGATACGCGAGGTGGCAGAAGAGACGAACATACGCACCAAATTCGAGTCGGTCGTCTCGATCAGGCACGCGCACggtgccgggttcgggtgtTCGGATCTGTACATCGTGATGGCGCTGACTCCGCTGTCGGAGGATATTAGCAAATGCGACCGCGAGATTGCCGGTTGCCAGTGGATGGATCTGGACGAGTACCTGTCGCACCCGAAGGTACACGAAACCAACCGAAACTTTGTGCGGACGTACCTGGAGTACAAGCGGACGGGCGTGCGGATCGACTGTGCCGACGAAGTGCATCAGTTGCTCCGGAAGCGCTACAACATCTACTCGGTGGTTGCCAAGGTAACGGCGGATGGTGAGACGACCAGTACGCCCAAGTTATAA
- the LOC131209794 gene encoding uncharacterized protein LOC131209794 isoform X2 encodes MSERQESSGSTIVKGADSWFNKYAAVESSPEDTFKGVIDRFNGITVDSNMETCNADSFQAILKRSLEHWNERKTRGVWFKVHLNAASWIPELVNNGFQFHHAKNTFVMLYRWLPVHETANIPPYAHTMVGVGALVINDRKKQVLVVSEMHALIAGSWKLPGGYVEPNENFIDAAIREVAEETNIRTKFESVVSIRHAHGAGFGCSDLYIVMALTPLSEDISKCDREIAGCQWMDLDEYLSHPKVHETNRNFVRTYLEYKRTGVRIDCADEVHQLLRKRYNIYSVVAKVTADGETTSTPKL; translated from the exons ATGAGCGAAAGGCAGGAAAGCAGTGGCAGCACCATCGTGAAGGGTGCCGATAGTTGGTTTAACAA GTACGCGGCCGTGGAAAGCTCTCCCGAAGACACATTTAAGGGTGTAATCGATCGGTTCAATGGAATCACGGTGGACTCGAACATGGAAACGTGCAATGCGGACAGTTTCCAAGCCATTCTGAAGC GGTCACTCGAGCACTGGAATGAGCGCAAAACACGTGGCGTGTGGTTCAAAGTTCATTTGAATGCGGCCAGCTGGATACCGGAACTAGTCAAT AACGGATTTCAATTCCACCATGCCAAAAATACGTTCGTCATGCTGTACCGCTGGTTGCCGGTACACGAAACGGCCAACATTCCACCGTACGCGCACACGATGGTAGGTGTCGGGGCGCTGGTAATAAACGACCGCAAAAAGCAGGTGCTGGTCGTAAGCGAGATGCACGCCCTCATTGCCGGATCCTGGAAGCTACCGGGAGGCTACGTTGAACCTA ATGAGAACTTTATCGACGCCGCGATACGCGAGGTGGCAGAAGAGACGAACATACGCACCAAATTCGAGTCGGTCGTCTCGATCAGGCACGCGCACggtgccgggttcgggtgtTCGGATCTGTACATCGTGATGGCGCTGACTCCGCTGTCGGAGGATATTAGCAAATGCGACCGCGAGATTGCCGGTTGCCAGTGGATGGATCTGGACGAGTACCTGTCGCACCCGAAGGTACACGAAACCAACCGAAACTTTGTGCGGACGTACCTGGAGTACAAGCGGACGGGCGTGCGGATCGACTGTGCCGACGAAGTGCATCAGTTGCTCCGGAAGCGCTACAACATCTACTCGGTGGTTGCCAAGGTAACGGCGGATGGTGAGACGACCAGTACGCCCAAGTTATAA
- the LOC131207106 gene encoding phenoloxidase-activating factor 2-like — MKQFAIRSFLLYRCLCIVGCITVKDGAPRSFNFPQEGEAPGNDLLTRQATNVSTGITSGVLTGTVPLPTTGVIAPNIVNTGGQTCICVPTGRCNTTGTSTGTDGAGQLDVRIVTNAGAAPVSTTATTTTTTATPIPNINVNIVSPTSCATGLERCCMAGGYQCGLQYPPVATAPAVFANQAAYGEYPWQVVLLGPGDVYVGSGVLIDNLNVLTAAHKISDYTSGARALKVRLGEWDAASTTESLPVQDFTVARYFVHPNFTVANLRNDIAVLRLSTVVNLGVTPTIATACLSTASFVGNRCWVSGWGRNDFTSGAYQAIPKEVDVPIVASANCQTALRTTRLGPNFVLDPTSFLCAGGEQGKDACTGDGGSPLVCASSGRWYVVGLVAWGIGCGSNGIPGVYVNVTSYIPWITTILATV; from the exons ATGAAGCAGTTTGCGATCCGTTCTTTTCTGCTGTACCGGTGCCTTTGTATCGTCGGCTGCATCACGGTGAAGGACGGCGCACCGCGGTCCTTTAACTTTCCCCAAGAAGGAGAAGCACCCGGCAATG ATCTCCTCACGCGACAAGCCACGAACGTGAGCACCGGCATTACGAGCGGCGTCCTGACGGGCACCGTTCCACTGCCAACGACGg GCGTTATCGCTCCGAATATCGTTAATACAGGCGGCCAAACGTGCATCTGCGTCCCGACGGGGCGTTGCAACACAACGGGCACTTCAACGGGCACCGATGGCGCTGGACAGCTGGACGTGAGAATCGTAACCAAC GCTGGGGCCGCACCTGTAAGCACCACCGCAACGACTACCACGACCACCGCAACCCCGATCCCGAACATCAATGTGAATATTGTCTCACCGACGAGCTGTGCTACGGGCCTTGAACGGTGCTGTATGGCCGGAGGCTACCAATGCGGACTACAGTATCCGCCGGTTGCGACGGCTCCGGCCGTTTTTGCCAACCAGGCCGCCTACGGTGAGTATCCGTGGCAGGTGGTTCTTCTCGGCCCGGGCGATGTGTACGTCGGGTCGGGCGTTTTGATCGACAACCTGAACGTGCTGACGGCAGCCCACAAAATTTCCGACTACAC GTCCGGCGCCCGGGCATTGAAGGTGCGTCTCGGAGAGTGGGACGCTGCGTCGACCACTGAATCGCTGCCGGTGCAAGATTTCACCGTCGCCCGATACTTCGTGCACCCGAACTTCACGGTGGCCAACCTGCGGAACGACATTGCCGTGCTGCGTCTCTCCACAGTGGTAAATCTCGGTGTGACACCAACTATCGCCACGGCTTGCCTGTCCACTGCATCGTTCGTCGGAAACCGCTGTTGGGTTTCCGGCTGGGGTCGGAACGATTTCACGAGCGGTGCATACCAAGCGATACCAAAAGAGGTCGATGTGCCCATAGTGGCCTCGGCCAACTGTCAGACGGCCTTGCGAACGACACGCCTAGGGCCGAACTTTGTGCTCGATCCAACCAGCTTCCTGTGTGCAGGCGGGGAACAGGGTAAGGATGCGTGCACGGGCGACGGTGGCTCACCGCTGGTGTGTGCCTCCAGTGGACGCTGGTACGTGGTGGGCCTGGTGGCCTGGGGTATCGGGTGCGGCAGCAACGGTATCCCGGGTGTGTACGTTAACGTTACTTCGTACATTCCATGGATTACTACCATCTTAGCAACGGTGTAA